One genomic region from Chlamydia poikilotherma encodes:
- the rplS gene encoding 50S ribosomal protein L19, with translation MGNLIKELQDEQLRTEALTDFRVGDTIRVATKIVDGGKERTQVFQGTVMARRGGGAGETVALHRVAYGEGMEKSFLLHSPKIVSIEVVKRGKVSRARLYYLKGKTGKAAKVKEYIGPRAAKK, from the coding sequence ATGGGGAACTTAATTAAGGAATTGCAAGACGAACAACTTCGAACGGAAGCTCTTACAGATTTTCGTGTTGGTGATACAATTCGTGTAGCTACAAAAATTGTAGACGGCGGTAAAGAACGTACACAGGTATTCCAAGGGACAGTGATGGCCCGTAGAGGCGGAGGAGCAGGAGAAACAGTTGCTTTGCATCGCGTTGCTTATGGCGAAGGTATGGAAAAGAGTTTCTTGCTTCATAGTCCTAAGATCGTAAGTATTGAAGTAGTAAAACGCGGTAAAGTTTCTCGAGCTCGTCTATACTACTTAAAAGGTAAGACTGGTAAGGCCGCTAAAGTTAAAGAATATATTGGCCCTAGAGCCGCT
- the trmD gene encoding tRNA (guanosine(37)-N1)-methyltransferase TrmD produces MEIEILSLFPDYFDSPLRSSILGRAIKNGLLKIESRDIRDFGLGKWKQVDDAPFNNDGMLLMAEPVVQAIRHIKRSDTKVIHLSPQGMLLTAQKSRELAKCSHLIFLCGHYEGIDERALESEVDEEISIGDYVLTNGGVAALVVIDALSRFIPGVLGNQESAEKDSLENGLLEGPQYTRPRVFEGKEVPEVLLQGDHQAIARWRKQVSLDRTRERRPDLYVRYLYDRENKEIFPQEEDPKQYTLEGESAVVLEVADIQRSRKFYSKMFRLNQPSNDKLQIPGKTQTVLHLQEVGLENKNIAILSLRLDCEDDFFNFLGRWKMLGGTLEQADGRGAVRVVRDFDGHQWTVSYKKAK; encoded by the coding sequence ATGGAGATCGAGATACTTTCTTTATTCCCAGACTATTTTGATAGTCCCTTACGTTCGAGTATTTTGGGCAGGGCTATTAAGAACGGGCTGTTGAAAATTGAATCCAGAGATATACGAGATTTTGGATTAGGAAAGTGGAAGCAAGTAGATGATGCCCCATTTAATAATGATGGGATGCTTCTTATGGCAGAGCCTGTAGTGCAGGCAATACGGCATATTAAAAGAAGTGATACCAAGGTAATACATCTTTCTCCTCAAGGAATGCTTTTGACAGCGCAAAAGAGCCGAGAATTGGCCAAGTGTTCTCATTTGATATTCTTATGTGGGCACTATGAGGGAATTGACGAAAGAGCTTTAGAAAGCGAAGTGGATGAGGAGATAAGTATCGGAGATTATGTTTTAACTAATGGTGGAGTTGCCGCTTTAGTCGTAATCGATGCTTTATCTCGTTTTATCCCTGGTGTTTTGGGAAACCAGGAAAGTGCGGAAAAGGATTCTTTAGAAAATGGGTTATTAGAGGGACCTCAATATACACGTCCTCGAGTATTTGAAGGTAAAGAGGTTCCTGAAGTGCTTCTTCAAGGAGATCATCAAGCAATTGCTCGATGGAGAAAGCAAGTAAGTTTAGATAGAACCCGAGAAAGGCGCCCTGATTTATATGTGCGTTATCTTTATGATCGAGAGAACAAGGAAATTTTCCCACAGGAAGAAGATCCGAAACAGTACACATTAGAAGGGGAGAGTGCTGTAGTTTTAGAGGTTGCAGATATACAACGATCTCGCAAGTTTTATTCTAAGATGTTTAGATTAAATCAACCTAGCAATGATAAACTACAAATCCCGGGAAAGACGCAAACGGTTCTACATTTGCAAGAAGTAGGGTTAGAAAATAAAAATATAGCCATTTTGTCGCTTCGATTGGATTGTGAAGACGATTTTTTTAATTTTTTAGGACGATGGAAGATGCTTGGAGGGACTCTAGAACAAGCTGACGGTCGTGGAGCGGTGAGAGTAGTGCGTGATTTTGACGGACATCAGTGGACGGTCTCTTACAAAAAGGCAAAATAG
- a CDS encoding 30S ribosomal protein S16 has translation MALKIRLRQQGRRNHVVYRLVLVDVESPRDGRYIELLGWYDPHSAVNYQLKSDRIFHWLNQGAELTEKAAVLIKQGAPGVYSELMAKQTARKAAVCQKRRAYRQRRASKRAEAVKAVAK, from the coding sequence GTGGCGTTAAAAATTCGTTTACGACAACAAGGACGAAGAAATCATGTAGTCTATAGATTAGTACTTGTTGATGTTGAGTCTCCTCGTGATGGTAGATACATAGAATTATTAGGTTGGTACGATCCTCACAGTGCAGTTAACTATCAATTGAAAAGTGATAGAATTTTCCATTGGTTAAATCAAGGTGCTGAACTTACAGAAAAAGCCGCTGTTTTGATTAAACAAGGCGCTCCTGGAGTTTATAGTGAATTGATGGCTAAACAAACTGCTCGTAAAGCTGCTGTATGTCAAAAACGTCGTGCTTATCGTCAACGTCGCGCTTCAAAAAGAGCAGAAGCTGTAAAAGCTGTTGCGAAATAG
- the ffh gene encoding signal recognition particle protein, with protein sequence MISSLSQKLSSIFSSLISSRRITEENISEAIREVRLALLDADVNYHVVKSFIAKVKEKILGEEVWKHVSPGQQFIRYLHEELTELLGGKADLITSGNPGVILLCGLQGTGKTTTCAKLAAYVLEERKAKKVLVVPCDLKRFAAIDQLRNLISKTQAELYNSEGQDPVKVVSQALDYAKQHGHDLILIDTAGRLHVDEVLMEELVSIQKISKSCERLFVMNLAMGQDAVATAKAFDDYLDLTGVIISMTDGDARAGAVLSMKSLLGKPIKFEGCGEKIQDLRLFNAESMADRILGMGDTVHFVQKMRECISEEEDEELGKKLIESTFTYEDYYKQMKAFRRMGPLRKLMGMMPSFGGAKPSDKDIADSEEHMKKTEAIILSMTPEERKEGVELDMSRMKRIAAGCGLTLGDVNQFRKRMAQSKKFFKNMSKERVEQMKKKMSGGNLWR encoded by the coding sequence ATGATCAGTTCTTTATCGCAAAAACTATCCTCAATTTTTTCTTCGTTGATTTCTTCTCGTAGAATTACTGAAGAAAATATCTCTGAAGCGATCCGGGAAGTCCGCTTAGCCCTACTAGATGCTGATGTGAATTATCATGTCGTTAAAAGTTTTATTGCTAAGGTCAAGGAAAAAATTCTTGGAGAGGAAGTATGGAAGCATGTTTCCCCTGGACAGCAGTTTATACGATATTTGCACGAAGAATTAACAGAATTGCTTGGCGGTAAGGCCGATTTAATTACTTCAGGAAATCCTGGGGTGATTTTACTTTGCGGTTTACAAGGAACGGGAAAAACTACGACATGTGCTAAACTTGCTGCCTATGTTCTAGAGGAACGCAAGGCAAAGAAGGTGTTAGTTGTTCCCTGCGATTTAAAACGCTTTGCAGCAATAGATCAGTTAAGAAACTTGATTTCAAAAACCCAAGCTGAACTGTATAATAGCGAAGGTCAGGATCCTGTGAAAGTAGTTTCCCAGGCTTTAGACTATGCAAAACAGCATGGTCATGATCTTATTTTGATTGACACAGCAGGCCGATTGCATGTGGATGAAGTGTTGATGGAAGAATTGGTTTCCATACAAAAAATCTCCAAATCATGTGAACGGCTATTTGTTATGAATTTGGCTATGGGACAGGACGCTGTTGCCACAGCTAAAGCGTTTGATGATTATTTAGATCTCACAGGAGTGATTATCTCCATGACAGATGGGGATGCTCGAGCCGGAGCTGTATTGTCGATGAAAAGTTTATTGGGAAAACCAATAAAATTTGAAGGCTGTGGTGAGAAAATACAAGATCTTCGACTTTTTAATGCAGAATCTATGGCGGATCGCATTTTAGGTATGGGAGACACCGTGCATTTTGTCCAAAAAATGCGTGAATGTATTTCTGAAGAAGAGGACGAAGAGCTTGGGAAAAAATTAATAGAGTCGACCTTCACTTATGAAGATTATTATAAACAGATGAAGGCATTTCGACGTATGGGTCCACTTAGAAAACTTATGGGGATGATGCCGAGTTTTGGCGGTGCTAAACCTAGCGATAAAGATATAGCGGATTCTGAAGAGCATATGAAAAAAACAGAAGCGATTATTCTTTCTATGACTCCCGAAGAAAGAAAAGAGGGAGTTGAGCTAGACATGAGTCGCATGAAAAGAATAGCTGCCGGTTGTGGATTGACTTTAGGTGATGTAAACCAGTTTCGCAAGCGTATGGCACAATCTAAAAAGTTTTTTAAAAATATGAGTAAAGAGAGAGTAGAACAAATGAAAAAGAAAATGTCTGGAGGAAACCTGTGGCGTTAA